In candidate division WOR-3 bacterium, a single genomic region encodes these proteins:
- a CDS encoding tetratricopeptide repeat protein, whose translation MPKSLNLILEFIALSMLTQCAYFNTFYNAQNYFNQGMKLVKDDTLKYDNEYFDKTIEKCASVIVKYPESRYVDDALFMMGVAYYFKGDYTRAIDKLEFLTMNFPGSKLYDDAMYYIGLAYYKNDKLSKAIISLKEAGKSKGFRKKANVMLCYAYFRDGNYRELMNTAHSLLQQKLKRREKLMILNILGEAEYQMNEYDSALKTYTEIKILQDSPEEKKKIKLKIANIYLKMGNYEDCKNFLQNESDPEFKLLLADLNVKMDSIMTAKEIYIEIKETQAPEVAAKALYELALIAEREDSLELAISYYDSLIPKASGDILNKAKSRVEILKKIVELTNKTEGLDKAQFSLGELYFVEVKDIAKAMEYYENVYTNYPKSDLSPKALYANFWISKMVLKQDSLARVLLEQLITKYPDTEYAQSAKNLINKE comes from the coding sequence ATGCCTAAAAGTTTAAATTTAATATTGGAATTTATTGCCTTATCTATGCTAACACAGTGTGCTTATTTCAATACCTTCTACAATGCCCAAAATTATTTCAATCAGGGAATGAAACTTGTTAAAGATGACACCCTTAAATACGATAATGAATATTTTGATAAGACAATTGAAAAATGTGCATCAGTAATTGTTAAATATCCTGAGTCAAGATATGTTGATGATGCCCTATTTATGATGGGAGTTGCATATTATTTTAAAGGCGACTACACTCGTGCAATTGATAAACTTGAATTTCTTACTATGAACTTCCCTGGTTCAAAACTATATGATGATGCGATGTATTACATAGGACTTGCCTACTACAAAAATGATAAATTGAGTAAGGCAATAATTTCTTTGAAAGAGGCAGGGAAGTCCAAAGGTTTTAGAAAAAAAGCAAATGTAATGCTTTGCTATGCATATTTTCGTGATGGAAATTATCGGGAATTAATGAATACCGCGCATTCACTCCTGCAACAAAAATTGAAACGTCGCGAAAAATTAATGATATTAAATATTCTCGGCGAAGCAGAATATCAAATGAATGAATATGATTCTGCACTCAAGACCTATACAGAAATTAAAATTTTGCAAGATTCTCCTGAGGAGAAAAAAAAGATAAAGTTGAAGATTGCCAATATTTATCTTAAAATGGGAAATTATGAAGATTGTAAGAACTTTCTTCAAAATGAATCAGACCCTGAATTTAAATTATTACTCGCTGATTTAAATGTTAAAATGGATAGTATAATGACCGCCAAGGAGATTTATATAGAGATAAAAGAGACCCAGGCCCCGGAGGTTGCTGCAAAGGCGTTATATGAACTTGCCTTAATTGCAGAGAGAGAAGATAGTCTTGAACTGGCTATTTCATATTATGATTCCCTCATTCCCAAGGCAAGCGGAGATATTTTAAACAAAGCAAAATCACGGGTTGAAATATTAAAAAAAATTGTAGAGTTAACAAACAAAACTGAAGGTCTTGATAAGGCACAATTTTCTTTAGGTGAATTGTATTTTGTTGAAGTCAAGGATATAGCAAAGGCTATGGAGTATTATGAGAATGTGTATACAAATTATCCCAAGAGTGATCTGTCACCAAAGGCATTGTATGCAAATTTCTGGATAAGTAAAATGGTTCTAAAACAAGATAGTCTCGCCCGGGTTCTTTTAGAACAACTGATTACAAAATATCCTGATACTGAATACGCACAGAGTGCAAAGAACTTAATAAATAAGGAATGA
- a CDS encoding TldD/PmbA family protein, translating into MEKILKNIIDNLNLKKVTYGDVRLVQEETESIMVKNGIVEALTHTFDMGFGVRVLKNNAWGFASSNMVNNIEGNRVAKNALLIAEASAKIKGSPVILSPIEPQKGSYRTEIKIDPFKLPISNKIDLLLKCDKEISGDQRIKTRFSFMSFRRVKVYFYSTEGSKIIQEFTYVGGGIKAFAMDKGELQIRSYDDYGQAGYEFIEGLDLIKNAERVREEAIMLLSAKPCPSMKTTVILDSNQMVLQVHESCGHPTELDRVLGTEASYAGTSFMTPEKLNNLKYGSDIVNIVADATIPGGLGTFGWDDEGIPAQKVYLIKNGLFVGYQSSRETAPVVNARSSGNMRADGWNRIPLIRMTNINLLPGEWKLEDMIADTKEGIFMTTNKSWSIDDKRLNFQFGCELARKIENGKLTEVYKNPTYADITPQFWNKCDAIGNKENWHLYGVPNCGKGEPGQTMFVGHATAPARFRNVQVGIAK; encoded by the coding sequence ATGGAAAAGATATTAAAGAATATAATTGATAATTTAAACTTAAAGAAAGTAACTTACGGAGATGTTCGCCTTGTTCAGGAGGAAACCGAAAGCATAATGGTAAAAAATGGAATCGTTGAGGCCCTCACCCACACCTTTGATATGGGATTTGGAGTACGGGTGCTAAAAAATAACGCCTGGGGATTTGCTTCTTCAAACATGGTGAATAATATTGAAGGTAACCGTGTGGCAAAGAATGCCCTATTGATTGCCGAGGCATCGGCAAAGATAAAAGGAAGTCCGGTAATCTTGAGCCCAATTGAGCCACAGAAAGGTTCGTACCGAACTGAAATAAAGATCGACCCATTCAAACTTCCGATAAGCAATAAGATTGATTTACTACTTAAATGTGATAAAGAAATCTCTGGCGATCAAAGAATAAAAACAAGATTTTCCTTTATGTCATTTCGCCGGGTAAAGGTCTATTTTTATTCCACGGAAGGTTCTAAAATAATTCAGGAGTTTACCTATGTTGGTGGTGGGATAAAGGCATTTGCAATGGACAAAGGCGAGTTGCAGATTCGTTCGTATGATGATTATGGACAGGCAGGATATGAATTTATAGAAGGGTTGGATTTGATTAAAAATGCAGAACGGGTGAGGGAAGAGGCTATAATGCTTTTGAGTGCAAAGCCCTGTCCTTCAATGAAGACCACCGTGATACTTGATTCCAACCAGATGGTTCTCCAGGTCCACGAATCCTGTGGACATCCCACTGAACTTGACCGTGTTTTAGGAACTGAGGCATCCTATGCCGGCACCTCTTTTATGACACCAGAAAAATTGAACAACCTAAAATATGGCTCTGATATTGTGAACATTGTAGCAGATGCTACAATCCCTGGTGGTCTTGGAACATTTGGCTGGGATGATGAGGGCATACCGGCGCAGAAGGTGTATTTAATAAAAAATGGGTTATTCGTTGGTTATCAGAGTTCAAGGGAAACAGCCCCTGTGGTTAATGCCAGATCAAGCGGGAATATGAGGGCTGATGGTTGGAATCGAATACCACTGATAAGAATGACAAATATAAATCTTTTACCTGGTGAATGGAAACTCGAAGATATGATTGCCGATACCAAAGAGGGTATATTTATGACTACGAATAAATCCTGGTCCATTGACGATAAAAGACTAAATTTCCAGTTTGGCTGTGAACTTGCACGTAAGATTGAGAATGGTAAATTAACAGAAGTTTATAAAAATCCCACCTATGCCGATATCACACCCCAATTCTGGAATAAATGTGATGCCATAGGCAACAAGGAGAATTGGCATCTTTATGGTGTTCCCAATTGTGGCAAGGGTGAACCCGGACAGACAATGTTCGTTGGGCATGCAACAGCACCAGCACGTTTCAGAAATGTTCAGGTAGGAATTGCAAAATGA
- a CDS encoding ATP-binding protein translates to MAKKNSYPRDIAIVSAIFIFLIIFLAIINLYISTQLRKTFLNYHQEKIYSIARLCGYYLNNPDSAKALKLISESFNIGRLIISDSLNRKIYDSAMSVIIPGIIFDETKKFSKLPAPGDIMQVSNDIVYHNPQPDFYLYLFNLTNYATIDNVFRWHLIYITLSLICISFLGVFLLRNLFLPMQYVAGVARKYGIEMKKEDFVSTTFGEIFNKIKEKEREILELSAYIAHEFRNSLATITGLAHLIEKGKKEPSEIIKECNIMNNLITSLIEYARPMRFIKTEFKLPDLIEEGIKKSNIPSEIRVEKNYKYQGKISADYELMLNAIINILKNSVEAMGSSGGIRITTDIEEDLILISIADTGKGIPQDMIKNIFSPFYSNKKEGTGLGLAFVKKVIDIHDGKITVDSKVGKGTEFLIRIPLNP, encoded by the coding sequence ATGGCAAAAAAAAACTCTTATCCCCGGGACATTGCAATAGTCTCGGCAATATTTATATTTTTGATAATCTTTCTGGCTATAATAAATTTATACATCAGCACCCAACTAAGAAAAACATTTCTCAATTATCATCAGGAAAAAATCTACTCTATAGCACGCCTTTGTGGATATTATTTAAATAATCCAGATAGTGCAAAGGCATTAAAATTAATCTCTGAATCTTTTAATATCGGCAGACTCATCATCAGTGATTCTCTGAATAGAAAGATCTATGATTCTGCTATGTCGGTAATAATCCCCGGGATTATCTTTGATGAAACAAAAAAATTTTCTAAATTGCCTGCACCAGGGGATATTATGCAAGTATCTAATGATATCGTCTATCATAATCCACAGCCTGATTTTTATTTGTATCTCTTTAACCTTACAAATTATGCTACTATTGATAATGTCTTCCGCTGGCATTTGATATATATTACCCTCTCTTTGATTTGTATATCATTCCTCGGTGTTTTTTTGCTAAGAAATCTTTTCCTGCCAATGCAGTATGTTGCAGGTGTCGCCCGGAAGTATGGCATAGAGATGAAAAAAGAAGATTTTGTTTCTACAACCTTTGGTGAAATATTCAACAAAATAAAAGAGAAAGAAAGAGAAATCCTTGAACTTTCAGCATACATTGCCCATGAATTCAGAAATTCACTTGCTACAATCACCGGTCTTGCACATTTAATCGAAAAAGGGAAAAAAGAACCCTCAGAGATTATCAAAGAATGTAATATAATGAATAATCTAATTACCAGTCTAATTGAATATGCCCGGCCTATGAGATTTATCAAGACAGAATTTAAACTACCGGATCTGATTGAAGAAGGGATAAAGAAATCAAATATACCTTCTGAAATAAGAGTTGAAAAAAATTATAAATATCAGGGAAAAATATCTGCTGATTATGAGTTGATGCTCAATGCAATAATCAATATTTTGAAAAACAGTGTTGAGGCAATGGGCTCAAGCGGCGGGATAAGGATAACCACTGATATAGAAGAAGATTTAATCTTAATATCTATTGCTGACACCGGGAAGGGAATTCCACAAGATATGATAAAAAATATTTTCAGTCCGTTTTATTCTAACAAAAAAGAAGGGACCGGACTGGGACTGGCATTTGTAAAAAAAGTCATAGATATTCATGATGGGAAGATAACCGTCGATTCTAAGGTTGGCAAAGGAACGGAGTTTTTAATAAGAATTCCGCTCAATCCTTAA
- a CDS encoding M6 family metalloprotease domain-containing protein, protein MIPLIFILLSMPPSPYTRAPIKPPKFPALMNRGPGFIQPVLGEKKAIVILVDFSDNVAQYPKSGFDSLIYGENENSMRKYYSEVSYGKFTISKQSNIVGWVRAPQNYAYYVGDSFGFYSDYPRNVQKLVEDACALADPYVDFSQYDGDGDGIVDGIFIVHAGPGAEETGSPNDIWSHQWQLSNTGTSCPGPYQTQDGVKVDYYSMEPERLVNPPSRITVGVFVHEFGHVLGLPDLYDIDYSTNGIGLFCLMAAGSWGRINSSDLPGNTPAHLSSWCKYQLGWLTPTAVERSGISKLESQQVPCSAKSPFVIRMLEDPGGPDWNDRTGGTGEYFLIENRYRTGFDRSLPGDGLLILHVDDSRTTNQNENHPLVGIMQADGDKGFLLPRSTWGRAEDLWKNDTIGFYDGSIPSSRFYGDSASGVTVYNIGPADSIMTASFWISPVFLGRVASYPNPFRVDRLPSWGKGVVISYTPSDTTELGGQFPPFKVTIYNIAGERVRVLDTADEIDIYRRCAFWDLKNEKGNDVVSGMYIYVIELQTERIERSKGRLTIIK, encoded by the coding sequence ATGATTCCACTAATTTTTATTTTATTATCAATGCCACCGAGCCCATATACCAGGGCACCGATTAAACCACCAAAATTCCCTGCCTTGATGAATAGGGGCCCAGGATTTATTCAACCTGTGCTTGGTGAAAAAAAGGCAATTGTGATTCTTGTGGATTTTTCAGATAATGTGGCACAATATCCCAAATCAGGATTTGATTCTTTGATCTATGGTGAGAATGAAAATTCAATGCGCAAATACTACAGTGAAGTATCATATGGAAAATTTACGATAAGCAAGCAAAGTAATATTGTCGGATGGGTGCGTGCACCACAGAATTATGCTTATTATGTCGGCGATTCATTTGGATTTTACAGTGACTATCCCCGTAATGTCCAGAAACTGGTGGAGGATGCCTGTGCACTCGCTGACCCTTATGTTGATTTTTCTCAGTATGATGGCGATGGTGATGGAATAGTGGATGGTATATTTATCGTCCATGCTGGACCGGGTGCAGAAGAAACCGGTAGTCCAAATGACATCTGGTCACATCAGTGGCAGTTATCCAATACCGGAACGAGTTGTCCGGGACCATATCAAACCCAGGATGGTGTCAAGGTTGATTACTATTCAATGGAACCCGAAAGGCTTGTTAATCCGCCTTCAAGAATTACCGTGGGGGTTTTTGTCCATGAATTCGGTCATGTCCTTGGGTTACCAGATTTGTATGATATAGACTATTCTACAAATGGAATTGGCTTGTTTTGTCTGATGGCAGCAGGTTCCTGGGGCAGGATCAATTCTTCAGACCTTCCAGGAAATACACCAGCCCATCTATCTTCCTGGTGCAAATATCAACTGGGCTGGCTCACACCGACTGCAGTAGAGAGATCGGGTATCAGCAAATTAGAAAGCCAGCAGGTTCCCTGCTCAGCGAAAAGTCCATTTGTAATAAGGATGCTTGAAGACCCGGGTGGTCCGGATTGGAATGATCGTACCGGTGGCACTGGAGAATACTTTTTGATTGAGAATAGATACCGCACTGGATTTGACCGTTCACTTCCGGGTGATGGATTACTTATTCTCCATGTTGATGATTCAAGAACTACAAACCAAAATGAAAACCATCCGCTGGTAGGTATTATGCAGGCGGATGGTGATAAAGGATTCTTGCTGCCAAGGTCAACCTGGGGTAGAGCGGAAGACCTCTGGAAAAATGACACAATCGGATTTTATGATGGTTCAATCCCTTCAAGCAGATTTTATGGTGATTCCGCAAGCGGTGTAACGGTTTATAATATCGGACCTGCTGATTCCATAATGACCGCATCCTTCTGGATAAGCCCTGTATTCTTGGGAAGGGTTGCCTCATATCCCAATCCCTTCAGGGTTGACCGCTTACCATCCTGGGGAAAGGGTGTGGTGATTTCATATACACCTTCAGATACTACAGAGTTAGGTGGTCAATTTCCACCATTCAAAGTTACTATATATAATATTGCGGGAGAAAGGGTAAGAGTTCTTGATACCGCGGATGAGATTGATATCTATAGAAGGTGTGCATTCTGGGACTTAAAGAATGAAAAAGGTAATGATGTTGTAAGTGGTATGTATATATATGTGATTGAATTACAGACAGAAAGGATAGAGAGAAGTAAAGGCAGACTCACCATAATCAAATAA
- the yidD gene encoding membrane protein insertion efficiency factor YidD gives MIILILLLFSQPPQETNPVKIVFKTTIKLYQKIISPAQGDVCNFSPSCSHFAADAIEKYGLFWGTLISADRLMRCNPSAINYYDTFYSGIKDNKVCDPVENNYILEPIKKPFEIFIEPIE, from the coding sequence ATGATTATATTGATTTTGTTGCTTTTTAGCCAGCCACCCCAAGAGACAAATCCTGTAAAGATAGTATTTAAAACCACAATCAAGTTATATCAGAAAATTATTTCACCTGCCCAGGGTGATGTTTGTAATTTCTCTCCTTCGTGTTCACATTTTGCAGCAGATGCAATTGAGAAGTATGGGCTATTCTGGGGCACATTAATCTCTGCAGACCGCTTGATGCGTTGCAATCCTTCCGCAATAAATTATTATGACACATTTTATTCAGGAATAAAGGATAATAAAGTATGTGACCCCGTGGAAAATAATTATATTTTAGAACCGATTAAAAAGCCATTTGAGATATTTATTGAGCCGATAGAATGA
- a CDS encoding DUF4159 domain-containing protein, with translation MAFVFWGLLLLNQYDFTIARLKYGGGGDWYCDPSSLPNLLKAITERTNIRAAPKEVVIELTNPDLYKYPYLYITGHGNVKFTDEEIKILRNYLINGGFLHADDCYGMDSSFRKEMARVFPDSPLIELPFDHPIYHSFYDFPNGLPKIHEHDNKPPQGFGIFYNNRLVVFYSYETDLGDGWEDPDVHNDPPEKREQALKMGINIVVYALTQR, from the coding sequence ATGGCATTTGTGTTTTGGGGACTCCTGTTATTAAATCAGTATGATTTTACTATTGCACGTCTGAAGTATGGTGGCGGTGGGGATTGGTATTGTGACCCAAGTTCCTTGCCCAATCTACTAAAGGCAATAACTGAAAGAACAAATATTCGTGCAGCACCCAAGGAGGTCGTCATAGAATTGACCAATCCCGATTTATACAAATATCCGTATCTTTACATAACGGGTCATGGGAATGTTAAATTTACCGATGAAGAGATAAAAATTTTAAGGAATTATTTGATAAACGGCGGTTTTCTTCATGCGGATGACTGCTATGGAATGGATTCATCTTTCCGGAAAGAAATGGCAAGGGTATTCCCTGATTCTCCGTTAATAGAATTACCCTTTGACCATCCCATATACCATTCTTTTTATGATTTTCCAAATGGACTTCCCAAAATCCATGAGCATGACAATAAACCACCCCAGGGTTTCGGCATATTTTATAACAATCGCCTTGTGGTATTTTACTCTTATGAAACCGACCTTGGAGATGGCTGGGAAGACCCGGATGTCCATAATGACCCACCGGAGAAAAGAGAGCAGGCACTAAAAATGGGAATAAATATTGTTGTATATGCATTAACACAGCGATGA